One region of Paraburkholderia acidiphila genomic DNA includes:
- a CDS encoding FAD-binding oxidoreductase, protein MISKEAVKRGYNRGNYTVGAPTPPAWSVAREVTGSEAGLQRDPVSLSAQQIDALRALADEVLVATPEVVAATRDWWAGTMIAETGGKPATPHAVIVRVSTVEQVQAVMRLASEAAIPVTPSAGRSNVTGAALPVRGGIVLDVCGLNRLLGFDRESQIVEVEAGMFGDIFEETIQRDYRMTMGHWPSSYAISTVGGWVACRGAGQLSTRYGKIEDMVFGMDVVLADGRLVTLGGYSRAAVGPDLQQLFIGSEGTLGVIVRVRLKLHRLPDYGRAVAYGFSSFAKGLEACREILQRGGSPAALRLYDALESGVQFGLPESNVLLVADEGPREIVEAVLTISERVCKELGTKLDETAIFEKWLDTRYLTGKSAEGFKRSPGFVADTLEMIGPWKDLAAIYDDVVKAINAVPGTLAGSAHQSHAYVDGACLYFSLRGDVEVADRAEWYRAAWDAANRVIIQYNATLSHHHGVGLLRAPYMNESLGSAFAVLQTIKQALDPQNILNPGKLGLTDALSHEAKY, encoded by the coding sequence ATGATCAGCAAGGAAGCAGTCAAGCGTGGCTATAACCGAGGCAACTATACCGTTGGGGCACCGACGCCGCCCGCGTGGTCCGTCGCCCGTGAGGTCACCGGCAGCGAGGCCGGCCTGCAGCGCGATCCTGTTTCGTTGAGCGCACAACAAATCGATGCACTGCGTGCACTGGCCGACGAAGTGCTGGTCGCGACGCCCGAAGTCGTTGCCGCCACGCGCGACTGGTGGGCCGGCACGATGATCGCCGAAACCGGCGGCAAGCCGGCCACGCCGCACGCGGTGATCGTGCGCGTTTCCACGGTGGAGCAGGTGCAGGCGGTAATGCGTCTTGCGAGCGAAGCCGCGATTCCGGTCACGCCGTCGGCAGGCCGCAGCAACGTGACGGGCGCGGCGCTGCCCGTGCGCGGCGGAATTGTGCTGGACGTTTGCGGCCTGAACCGCTTGTTGGGCTTCGACCGCGAGAGCCAGATCGTCGAAGTCGAGGCGGGCATGTTCGGCGATATCTTCGAGGAGACGATCCAGCGCGATTACCGCATGACGATGGGGCACTGGCCTTCTTCGTATGCGATCAGCACCGTGGGCGGGTGGGTGGCGTGCCGCGGCGCGGGGCAGCTCTCCACGCGTTACGGCAAGATCGAGGACATGGTGTTCGGCATGGACGTCGTGCTCGCGGACGGGCGGCTCGTCACGCTCGGCGGGTATTCGCGCGCGGCCGTCGGCCCCGACCTGCAGCAGCTTTTCATCGGCTCCGAGGGCACGCTCGGCGTGATCGTGCGCGTGCGCCTGAAGCTGCATCGTTTGCCCGACTACGGGCGCGCCGTTGCCTATGGCTTCAGTTCGTTCGCCAAGGGTCTCGAGGCGTGCCGCGAGATCCTGCAACGCGGCGGCAGTCCCGCTGCGCTGCGCCTCTACGACGCACTCGAAAGCGGTGTGCAGTTCGGCTTGCCCGAATCGAACGTGCTGCTCGTGGCGGACGAGGGGCCGCGCGAAATCGTGGAGGCGGTACTCACGATCAGCGAGCGCGTGTGCAAGGAACTCGGTACGAAGCTCGACGAGACCGCCATCTTCGAGAAATGGCTCGACACGCGCTACCTTACCGGAAAGAGTGCCGAAGGCTTCAAGCGCAGCCCCGGTTTCGTGGCCGATACGCTCGAAATGATCGGCCCATGGAAAGATCTCGCGGCCATATACGACGACGTCGTGAAGGCGATCAACGCGGTGCCCGGCACGCTCGCGGGTTCGGCGCATCAGTCGCACGCGTATGTGGACGGCGCTTGCCTGTACTTCTCGCTGCGCGGCGACGTGGAGGTGGCGGATCGCGCAGAGTGGTATCGCGCAGCCTGGGACGCCGCGAACCGCGTGATCATCCAATACAATGCAACGCTGAGCCATCACCACGGCGTGGGCCTGCTGCGCGCCCCTTATATGAACGAGTCGCTCGGCAGCGCGTTTGCGGTGCTGCAAACGATCAAGCAGGCGCTCGACCCGCAAAACATTCTCAACCCGGGCAAGCTCGGTCTCACCGACGCGCTCAGTCACGAGGCGAAGTACTAA
- a CDS encoding putative quinol monooxygenase: MAKSYLQVIAHYYVKSGHGDTIAALLRELAAASRGEPKNLYYDYFRSPADPDHFVILEQYSDANGLAEHRETAHFQRIGLQSIVPLLERREVSGHMVNEGGA; encoded by the coding sequence ATGGCGAAGTCTTATTTGCAGGTCATTGCGCACTACTATGTAAAAAGCGGTCACGGCGACACGATTGCGGCCTTGCTGCGCGAGCTCGCGGCGGCGTCGCGCGGCGAGCCGAAGAATCTCTATTACGACTATTTCCGCTCACCGGCCGATCCCGACCACTTCGTGATCCTCGAGCAATACAGCGACGCGAACGGACTGGCGGAGCATCGTGAGACCGCGCATTTTCAACGTATTGGCTTGCAGTCCATCGTGCCGCTACTGGAGCGACGCGAGGTGTCTGGCCATATGGTGAACGAGGGCGGGGCGTAA
- a CDS encoding glycerol-3-phosphate responsive antiterminator, giving the protein MDMSLGARLQRHPVIATLYGVEQFDDFVKSAAEVAIVANVDLRMLHKVVAALTKAGKYVIVNIDSCDGLSQDKGGVEYLADIGVTSLVSTRVATIQRGNRAGLITIQKVFVTDRSTWPRSVKALEQSDPNIVQLMPAPMLARLSAQDRKVLPPVVASGFVCNEADARDALERGAVAVSTSDAELWGMQLAR; this is encoded by the coding sequence ATGGATATGTCACTTGGGGCGCGTTTGCAGCGGCACCCGGTCATCGCGACGCTCTACGGCGTCGAGCAGTTCGACGACTTCGTGAAGAGCGCGGCCGAGGTCGCTATCGTCGCGAACGTCGATCTGCGCATGCTCCACAAGGTGGTCGCGGCGCTGACGAAGGCCGGCAAATATGTCATCGTCAATATCGATAGCTGCGACGGCCTTTCGCAGGACAAGGGCGGCGTGGAGTATCTGGCCGATATCGGCGTGACGAGCCTCGTTTCGACCCGGGTGGCAACGATCCAGCGCGGCAATCGCGCGGGCCTCATCACGATCCAGAAGGTGTTCGTGACGGACCGCTCGACCTGGCCGCGCAGCGTGAAGGCGCTCGAGCAGAGCGACCCGAACATCGTGCAGCTGATGCCGGCGCCGATGCTCGCGCGTCTTTCCGCCCAGGACCGCAAGGTGCTGCCGCCTGTCGTCGCATCGGGCTTCGTCTGCAACGAGGCCGATGCGCGCGATGCGCTCGAACGCGGCGCGGTAGCCGTATCGACGAGCGACGCCGAGTTGTGGGGCATGCAACTCGCACGCTGA
- a CDS encoding RidA family protein has protein sequence MERIVERAGYAPAVKVGATVCCAGQVGRTADLEVIADPQAQFLACWENLRVVLEAAGCTFEDIVDMTTYHVQMSQHMAVFRDVKNRVFPRGTCAWTAIGVSELAHPGLLVEIKCVAVKRDSLAA, from the coding sequence ATGGAACGTATCGTCGAGCGCGCTGGCTACGCGCCGGCGGTCAAAGTCGGTGCCACCGTTTGTTGCGCTGGGCAGGTCGGCCGCACGGCCGACCTCGAAGTCATCGCCGACCCGCAAGCGCAATTCCTCGCATGCTGGGAGAACCTTCGCGTCGTGCTGGAAGCCGCCGGCTGCACGTTCGAGGACATTGTCGATATGACGACGTACCACGTGCAGATGAGCCAGCACATGGCTGTGTTCCGCGACGTGAAGAATCGCGTGTTCCCGCGCGGGACGTGCGCGTGGACCGCAATTGGCGTGTCCGAGCTCGCCCATCCGGGCTTGCTCGTCGAGATCAAGTGCGTGGCGGTAAAGCGCGATTCGCTGGCGGCTTGA